The following proteins come from a genomic window of Streptomyces sp. Sge12:
- a CDS encoding TIM-barrel domain-containing protein, whose amino-acid sequence MRLPSIRRSQGRRGPQGPLGSRVHPAKRRRRRRTPAAALLAAALTVTGLAAAGPLVAPASAAPAAAPASAALAAAAPSGAAGAAGATATAGNVTGFTRSGNTFTVTASGGAKARVVVARADIFRLWLSPDGSFTDDPAGSDLAPTTDFGPVGASYSDAGAYYRITTGSLSIRVNKKPLQFSVYRADNTTLVWQETQPTSWTGGRTTQYLARGADEQFYGTGLRLGEWALRGRTVPIAVDNKWRENDNASPAPFYMSTNGYGVMRNTWAPGSYGFNAPTTLTHDEKRFDAWYFTGDSLKSVLDAYTDVSGKPFMAPTWGFELGNADCFNASNPDYQGDHNRLRHRTTPDVVGYATDARAADMPSGWFLPNDGYGCGYTAPLKSTVDALKAKGFQTGLWTSTGLGSIADEVGTAGSRAVKTDVAWIGSGYKYAFNGVQQAVDGIEKNSDARRFVWTVDGWAGTQRNAVVWTGDTHGTWDDMRWHVPAITGAGLSGLNYAAGDIDGIFGGSPQTYTRDLQWKAFTPAFMTMSGWGATNPSAGYQDKQPWRFAEPYLSINRKYLQLKMRLMPYLYTMSRVAHESGVPSTRAMVLEYPDDPVARGNLTSGQFMAGDSFLVAPVVSDTSVRDGIYLPAGTWTDYWTGRTYAGPGWLNGYRAPLDTLPLFVKGGAVVPMWPQMNHTGEKPLSTLTYDIHPRGNSTFSLYEDDGRTRAHQSGAYARQQVGVTAPTSGSGAVTVSVGTPTGSYTGKPASRGYEFTLHVATAPATVTVDGAPVTGLTSKAAYDAAGSGWFFDPADRSGVLWIKTGTKAGAFTVSAAGTSLPAAEALPAASPIDRSAWSLVHADSQETAAENGAATGAFDGNPATHWHTAWSSGTPAALPHEIRIDLGARYAVDGLGHLPRQDGGVNGRIGGYEVYVSDTATDWGPPVATGTFADTAAAKTVALPPKNGRYLRLRALTEAGGRGPWTSAAEITLTGRPAP is encoded by the coding sequence ATGAGACTGCCCAGCATCCGAAGGAGCCAGGGTCGGCGAGGCCCGCAGGGCCCGTTAGGCAGCCGGGTCCACCCGGCGAAGCGGCGGCGCCGGCGGCGCACCCCGGCCGCCGCCCTGCTCGCCGCCGCCCTCACCGTCACGGGACTGGCCGCCGCCGGCCCCCTCGTCGCCCCCGCCTCCGCCGCCCCGGCCGCGGCCCCCGCCTCTGCCGCACTGGCCGCCGCCGCTCCCTCCGGGGCCGCGGGTGCCGCCGGCGCCACGGCCACCGCGGGCAACGTCACCGGGTTCACCCGCTCCGGGAACACCTTCACCGTCACGGCCTCCGGCGGTGCCAAGGCCCGCGTGGTCGTCGCCCGCGCCGACATCTTCCGCCTCTGGCTCTCGCCCGACGGCTCCTTCACCGACGACCCGGCCGGCTCCGACCTCGCCCCCACCACCGACTTCGGCCCCGTGGGCGCGAGTTACTCGGACGCCGGCGCCTACTACCGGATCACCACCGGATCCCTCTCCATCCGGGTCAACAAGAAGCCGCTCCAGTTCTCCGTCTACCGCGCCGACAACACCACCCTCGTCTGGCAGGAGACGCAGCCCACCAGCTGGACCGGAGGCAGGACCACCCAGTACCTGGCCCGCGGCGCGGACGAGCAGTTCTACGGCACCGGCCTGCGACTGGGCGAGTGGGCGCTGCGCGGCAGGACCGTCCCGATCGCCGTCGACAACAAGTGGCGCGAGAACGACAACGCCAGCCCCGCCCCCTTCTACATGTCCACCAACGGCTACGGCGTCATGCGCAACACCTGGGCCCCTGGCTCCTACGGCTTCAACGCGCCCACCACCCTCACCCACGACGAGAAGCGGTTCGACGCCTGGTACTTCACCGGCGATTCGCTCAAGTCCGTGCTCGACGCCTACACCGACGTCAGCGGAAAGCCCTTCATGGCGCCGACGTGGGGCTTCGAGCTCGGCAACGCCGACTGTTTCAACGCCTCCAACCCGGACTACCAGGGCGACCACAACCGCCTGCGGCACCGGACCACGCCCGACGTCGTCGGCTACGCGACGGACGCCCGCGCCGCCGACATGCCCTCGGGCTGGTTCCTGCCCAACGACGGCTACGGCTGCGGCTACACCGCACCCCTCAAGTCGACGGTGGACGCCCTGAAGGCCAAGGGCTTCCAGACGGGCCTGTGGACCTCCACCGGCCTCGGCTCCATCGCCGACGAGGTGGGCACGGCCGGCAGCCGCGCGGTGAAGACCGACGTGGCGTGGATCGGCAGCGGCTACAAGTACGCCTTCAACGGCGTGCAGCAGGCCGTGGACGGGATCGAGAAGAACTCCGACGCCCGCCGCTTCGTCTGGACCGTCGACGGCTGGGCGGGCACCCAGCGCAACGCCGTCGTCTGGACCGGCGACACCCACGGAACCTGGGACGACATGCGCTGGCACGTCCCCGCGATCACCGGGGCGGGCCTCTCCGGCCTCAACTACGCGGCCGGCGACATCGACGGCATCTTCGGCGGCAGCCCGCAGACGTACACCCGGGACCTCCAGTGGAAGGCCTTCACCCCGGCCTTCATGACCATGTCCGGCTGGGGCGCGACCAACCCGTCCGCCGGCTACCAGGACAAGCAGCCCTGGCGCTTCGCCGAGCCCTACCTCTCCATCAACCGCAAGTACCTCCAGCTCAAGATGCGGCTGATGCCCTACCTGTACACGATGAGCCGCGTCGCCCACGAGAGCGGCGTGCCCAGCACCCGCGCCATGGTCCTGGAGTACCCCGACGACCCGGTGGCCCGCGGCAACCTCACCAGCGGCCAGTTCATGGCCGGCGACTCCTTCCTCGTCGCGCCCGTCGTCTCCGACACCTCGGTCCGCGACGGCATCTACCTCCCCGCCGGGACCTGGACCGACTACTGGACGGGCCGGACGTATGCGGGGCCGGGGTGGCTGAACGGCTACCGGGCGCCGCTCGACACGCTGCCCCTGTTCGTCAAGGGCGGCGCCGTCGTGCCCATGTGGCCGCAGATGAACCACACCGGCGAGAAGCCCCTCTCCACCCTCACCTACGACATCCACCCGCGCGGCAACTCCACCTTCAGCCTCTACGAGGACGACGGCCGCACCCGCGCCCACCAGTCGGGCGCCTACGCCCGCCAGCAGGTCGGCGTCACCGCCCCGACGAGCGGCTCCGGAGCGGTCACCGTCTCCGTGGGCACCCCCACGGGCAGCTACACCGGCAAACCGGCCTCCCGAGGCTACGAGTTCACCCTGCACGTGGCCACCGCGCCCGCCACCGTCACGGTGGACGGCGCCCCCGTGACGGGCCTGACCTCCAAGGCCGCCTACGACGCGGCCGGGTCCGGCTGGTTCTTCGACCCGGCGGACCGCTCCGGAGTGCTCTGGATCAAGACCGGTACCAAGGCGGGCGCCTTCACCGTCTCGGCCGCCGGCACCAGCCTCCCCGCGGCCGAAGCCCTGCCCGCCGCATCCCCGATCGACCGCTCGGCCTGGTCCCTGGTCCACGCCGACAGCCAGGAGACCGCCGCCGAGAACGGCGCCGCCACGGGCGCCTTCGACGGGAACCCGGCCACCCACTGGCACACCGCCTGGTCCTCCGGCACGCCCGCCGCGCTCCCGCACGAGATCCGGATCGACCTCGGCGCCCGCTACGCGGTGGACGGCCTCGGCCACCTGCCCCGCCAGGACGGCGGCGTCAACGGCCGGATCGGCGGCTACGAGGTCTACGTGTCCGACACCGCCACCGACTGGGGCCCACCGGTGGCGACCGGCACCTTCGCCGACACCGCGGCCGCCAAAACCGTCGCCCTTCCCCCGAAGAACGGCCGTTACCTGCGCCTGAGAGCGCTGACCGAGGCGGGCGGCCGGGGCCCGTGGACCAGCGCCGCCGAGATCACCCTCACCGGCCGCCCCGCCCCCTGA
- a CDS encoding FAD-dependent oxidoreductase: MVGDVDVAVVGAGPVGLSAALLLARAGLDVVVLERRPGPVTESRATDLHARTLEALTPSGLARSLLPLGRRVDTVEMWSGRRRLGGFDLARLRSPYPYILTVPQCATEGQLAAEAERAGVRVHRATAVRSVEEDADGVTVRSDALEPLRARWVVAADGASSTLRALAGTAFRGGTYAGAWQLADLRVDGPSLDPARVHMVGGPRGLLVVLPMHLDGWTRVVLHLPQGRVRAAANGPEGTDGPDGRDGSAALVAEAAARGWTADVRACRWTSTFRTHRRLAARDGRRRVLLIGDAAHVCSPIGGQGLNLGLRDAVSLAAVLPAATARGGPSYEGLAAWRRARRADALGVLARTDLATRAWTLRSAPARAVRDTAVRGALTTAAGRRLLAEAVAGPRPPAP; encoded by the coding sequence ATGGTGGGCGACGTCGACGTGGCGGTGGTGGGGGCAGGACCGGTCGGGCTGAGCGCGGCACTGCTGCTCGCCCGGGCCGGGCTCGATGTGGTGGTACTGGAACGCCGTCCCGGGCCGGTCACCGAATCCCGCGCGACGGACCTGCACGCACGGACCCTGGAAGCCCTGACCCCGAGCGGACTGGCCCGGTCCCTACTGCCGCTCGGACGGCGCGTGGACACGGTCGAGATGTGGTCGGGGCGGCGCCGGCTCGGCGGGTTCGACCTGGCGCGGTTGCGCTCCCCGTACCCGTACATCCTCACCGTCCCGCAGTGCGCGACGGAGGGGCAGCTCGCCGCGGAGGCCGAGCGCGCGGGTGTGCGCGTGCACCGCGCGACGGCCGTGCGGTCGGTCGAGGAGGACGCCGACGGGGTCACCGTACGGTCGGACGCCCTCGAACCGCTGCGCGCCCGCTGGGTCGTGGCGGCCGACGGCGCGTCGAGCACCCTGCGGGCGCTGGCCGGTACGGCGTTCCGCGGCGGGACGTACGCCGGCGCGTGGCAGCTCGCCGACCTGAGGGTGGACGGCCCCTCACTGGATCCGGCGCGGGTGCACATGGTGGGCGGCCCGCGCGGCCTGCTCGTGGTGCTGCCGATGCACCTCGACGGCTGGACCCGGGTCGTGCTGCACCTGCCGCAGGGCCGCGTGCGGGCCGCCGCGAACGGGCCGGAGGGAACGGACGGGCCGGACGGCCGGGACGGCTCGGCGGCGCTCGTCGCCGAGGCGGCGGCCCGGGGGTGGACGGCGGACGTCCGCGCCTGCCGTTGGACGAGCACCTTCCGCACCCACCGGCGCCTCGCCGCGCGCGACGGGCGGCGGCGCGTGCTGCTGATCGGCGACGCCGCCCATGTGTGCAGCCCGATCGGCGGGCAGGGGCTCAACCTCGGTCTGCGGGACGCCGTCTCGCTCGCGGCGGTACTGCCCGCCGCCACCGCCCGCGGCGGCCCGTCGTACGAGGGGCTGGCAGCCTGGCGCCGCGCCCGCCGCGCCGACGCGCTGGGCGTCCTCGCCCGCACCGACCTCGCCACCCGCGCCTGGACCCTGCGCTCGGCGCCCGCCCGGGCCGTACGGGACACGGCGGTGCGCGGCGCCCTCACCACCGCGGCCGGCCGCCGCCTGCTCGCCGAGGCGGTCGCCGGACCCCGGCCGCCAGCCCCCTAG
- a CDS encoding response regulator — MIRVLIADDQPLVRRGLALILGPDPEFEVVGEAEDGARAVALAQQLRPDVVVMDIRMPVLDGVQATEELARTLPETRVLALSTFDMDEYVVAALRAGAYGFLPKDISPEELIAAVRIVHTGEAAVAPRLLSRLLSAYVRTSARPRSWAAPAPLELTPRELEIWRLMATGRGNAEIAAELDISVSTVKNHITGIFGKLGVRDRAQAVIAAYESGLVEAGGASG, encoded by the coding sequence ATGATCCGTGTGCTCATCGCCGACGACCAGCCGCTGGTACGGCGCGGCCTGGCCCTGATCCTGGGACCCGACCCGGAGTTCGAGGTCGTGGGTGAGGCCGAGGACGGTGCCCGGGCCGTGGCGCTCGCCCAGCAGCTCCGCCCCGACGTGGTCGTCATGGACATCCGCATGCCGGTCCTCGACGGAGTCCAGGCCACCGAGGAACTCGCGCGCACGCTCCCCGAGACCCGGGTCCTGGCCCTCAGCACCTTCGACATGGACGAGTACGTGGTCGCCGCCCTGCGCGCCGGCGCGTACGGCTTCCTGCCGAAGGACATATCCCCGGAGGAGCTGATCGCCGCGGTCCGCATCGTCCACACCGGCGAGGCCGCCGTGGCGCCGCGGCTCCTCAGCCGCCTCCTCTCCGCCTACGTACGGACCTCCGCGCGGCCGCGGTCGTGGGCGGCGCCGGCCCCGCTCGAACTCACCCCGCGCGAGCTGGAGATCTGGCGGCTCATGGCCACCGGACGGGGCAACGCCGAGATCGCCGCGGAACTGGACATCAGCGTCTCCACGGTCAAGAACCACATCACCGGCATCTTCGGCAAGCTGGGCGTCCGCGACCGCGCGCAGGCGGTGATCGCGGCGTACGAATCGGGCCTGGTGGAGGCCGGCGGCGCGAGCGGTTGA
- a CDS encoding sensor histidine kinase, translating into MSTHAGTSADTEGDRGPWTRNDALVAVAAGAADLVGFSLGTLTEGGSLSVTAAALLVVSSMTLLARRVRPLLVLGAVLALGALVNLAAPLSPHFTLSLTIALYTVARTHRPAVVAAAAAAAAPLAAAGQSGWPLPFGWWGLAGNATAALITVTAAWVVNHRQREAAAQRLLLADRAVAEERRRIARELHDIVAHHITTMQLMAGGARANLAYDPEASREALVTLEDSGRMALREMRQLLDVLRAGEEPEHTPPAPQPGADDLARIITESRLAGTETEFTVDGPVRPLPPSVGLTVFRIVQEALTNTRKHAGRARAHVRLTYGRDEVGVEVRDDGAGAPTPPARSTVRSGYGLIGMHERVALQGGTLEAAALTGGGFRVAARIPVPAALPGTGAGEREERHG; encoded by the coding sequence ATGAGTACGCATGCGGGGACGAGCGCGGACACCGAGGGGGACCGGGGGCCGTGGACGCGCAACGACGCGCTCGTCGCGGTGGCGGCCGGCGCCGCCGACCTCGTCGGCTTCTCCCTGGGAACCCTCACGGAGGGCGGCAGCCTCAGCGTCACCGCGGCCGCCCTGCTGGTGGTCTCGTCGATGACCCTGCTGGCCCGGCGCGTCCGCCCGTTGCTCGTCCTGGGCGCGGTGCTGGCCCTCGGCGCCCTGGTGAACCTGGCGGCCCCGCTGTCCCCGCACTTCACCCTCAGCCTGACGATCGCCCTCTACACGGTGGCCAGGACGCACCGTCCCGCCGTGGTCGCGGCGGCCGCGGCGGCGGCCGCACCGCTCGCCGCCGCGGGCCAGAGCGGCTGGCCGCTGCCCTTCGGCTGGTGGGGACTGGCCGGAAACGCCACCGCCGCCCTCATCACCGTCACCGCGGCCTGGGTGGTCAACCACCGGCAGCGGGAGGCGGCGGCCCAGCGGTTGCTGCTCGCCGACCGGGCGGTGGCCGAGGAGCGCCGCCGGATCGCCCGCGAACTGCACGACATCGTCGCCCACCACATCACCACCATGCAGCTGATGGCCGGCGGGGCCCGGGCCAACCTCGCGTACGACCCGGAGGCGTCCCGGGAGGCCCTGGTCACCCTGGAGGACTCCGGGCGGATGGCGCTGCGCGAGATGCGCCAACTCCTCGACGTGCTGCGGGCGGGGGAGGAACCGGAACACACCCCGCCGGCGCCGCAGCCCGGGGCCGACGACCTCGCCCGGATCATCACCGAGTCGCGGCTGGCCGGGACGGAGACCGAGTTCACCGTGGACGGCCCGGTCCGCCCGCTGCCGCCGAGCGTGGGCCTCACCGTCTTCCGCATCGTCCAGGAGGCGCTGACCAACACCCGCAAGCACGCGGGCCGGGCGCGGGCCCACGTACGACTCACGTACGGGCGGGACGAGGTGGGCGTGGAGGTGCGCGACGACGGAGCGGGAGCGCCGACACCGCCCGCACGCAGCACCGTACGCTCCGGGTACGGTCTGATCGGTATGCATGAGCGGGTCGCCCTGCAGGGCGGAACCCTGGAGGCCGCCGCCCTCACCGGCGGCGGGTTCCGGGTGGCGGCCCGCATCCCGGTCCCGGCAGCCCTTCCGGGCACGGGAGCGGGCGAGAGAGAGGAACGGCACGGATGA
- a CDS encoding MMPL family transporter produces the protein MIRALTGFSTRSPWKVIALWVVLGLAAAVLGQAFVFRAIQTGSGGFLPAHYDSAAALQIAEERFGVDPDANALTVLVARSDGAPLTAADEQRIDAQAAQLSRQRVVMPRTEDTMPLAQDHSQVPRVAPAMTAPDRSFRLLSVELTGNPADPGVQETYRAFRDSVRDGLAREGLRTGFTGGIADRVDTMDAEKTRSMVVGIAMLLVIVLLHVFVFRSVLAALLPLLAVTVIGGAAAGVVVGAALLTGTGLAESTPSLISVVLMGIGIDYFLFLLFRFREQLRSHPDQSGREAAAQVAGRVGTAITSAALTIVAAFATLGVASFGQFRVLGPAIALSVLVMLLGSLTLMPALLAVTGRKMFWPSRGLKREPRAGAAARMGDRIARRPFALVLASVALLGALAAGVVGIRMDYGQGGGGGERTAAMATAAEISRALPAGVSDPTSVYVTASDGTALSAERLDGLSKALARVNGVGQVADTVLTGDRQAARIDLFLTADPQRQQARDLVTGPVRAAVAVHTPAGTEAHVGGTAAIFADIATAVDKDLKVVFPVAAALIALILLALLRSLPAPVILLAAVGLGFAATLGASTLLFQHALDRPGVDFTLPLVLFLFVVALGTDYNILMSDRIREEMARPGPARAAVARAVRHTAPAIATAGLVLAASFGSLAVTPAASTQQIGFATALGIMLSAFVLSIVLVPALATLLGRAMWWPVRPRRSGADTDDTRDTHDTDRQRFPDRVPVA, from the coding sequence GTGATCCGCGCCCTGACCGGATTCTCGACGAGAAGTCCGTGGAAGGTGATCGCCCTGTGGGTGGTCCTGGGACTGGCGGCGGCCGTCCTGGGCCAGGCGTTCGTCTTCCGCGCCATCCAGACCGGCAGCGGCGGGTTCCTGCCCGCGCACTACGACTCGGCGGCCGCCCTGCAGATCGCCGAGGAGCGGTTCGGGGTCGATCCGGACGCCAATGCGCTCACCGTGCTGGTGGCCCGCTCGGACGGCGCCCCGCTCACCGCCGCCGACGAGCAGCGCATCGACGCACAGGCCGCGCAGTTGTCGCGGCAGCGGGTCGTCATGCCCCGCACCGAGGACACGATGCCCCTCGCGCAGGACCACTCGCAGGTCCCCCGGGTGGCTCCGGCCATGACGGCGCCCGACCGCTCCTTCCGGCTGCTGTCCGTCGAACTGACCGGCAACCCCGCCGATCCCGGCGTGCAGGAGACCTACCGGGCCTTCCGGGACTCGGTGCGCGACGGGCTCGCCCGGGAGGGCCTGCGCACCGGCTTCACCGGAGGGATCGCCGACCGGGTGGACACCATGGACGCCGAGAAGACCCGGTCGATGGTCGTCGGCATCGCCATGCTCCTGGTCATCGTCCTGCTGCACGTCTTCGTCTTCCGCAGCGTCCTGGCGGCCCTGCTGCCCCTGCTCGCGGTCACCGTCATCGGCGGCGCGGCGGCGGGCGTGGTGGTCGGCGCCGCGCTGCTGACCGGGACCGGGCTGGCCGAGTCCACCCCCAGTCTGATCAGTGTGGTGCTGATGGGCATCGGCATCGACTACTTCCTGTTCCTCCTCTTCCGTTTCCGGGAGCAGCTGCGCTCCCACCCCGACCAGTCCGGGCGTGAGGCGGCCGCCCAGGTCGCCGGGCGGGTGGGTACGGCCATCACCTCGGCGGCCCTGACCATCGTCGCGGCGTTCGCCACGCTCGGGGTGGCCTCCTTCGGCCAGTTCCGCGTCCTCGGGCCGGCCATCGCACTGTCCGTACTGGTGATGCTGCTGGGCAGCCTGACGCTGATGCCCGCCCTGCTGGCGGTCACCGGCCGCAAGATGTTCTGGCCCTCCCGAGGCCTGAAGCGCGAGCCGCGCGCGGGGGCCGCCGCCCGGATGGGCGACCGGATCGCCCGGCGGCCGTTCGCTCTGGTCCTGGCCTCGGTGGCCCTGCTCGGCGCGCTGGCCGCCGGGGTCGTGGGCATCCGCATGGACTACGGCCAGGGCGGTGGCGGCGGGGAGCGCACCGCCGCCATGGCCACCGCGGCCGAGATCTCCCGCGCCCTGCCCGCCGGGGTGTCGGACCCGACGAGCGTCTACGTCACCGCCTCCGACGGCACCGCCCTGAGCGCCGAACGCCTCGACGGGCTGTCCAAGGCGCTCGCCCGGGTCAATGGCGTGGGCCAGGTCGCGGACACGGTCCTGACCGGGGACCGGCAGGCCGCGCGGATCGATCTGTTCCTGACCGCCGACCCGCAGCGCCAGCAAGCGCGCGACCTGGTCACGGGCCCGGTCCGGGCAGCGGTGGCGGTACACACCCCGGCCGGTACGGAGGCCCACGTGGGCGGCACGGCGGCGATCTTCGCGGACATCGCGACCGCGGTGGACAAGGACCTGAAGGTGGTCTTCCCGGTGGCCGCGGCGCTCATCGCGCTCATCCTGCTCGCGCTGCTGCGCAGTCTGCCGGCGCCGGTGATCCTGCTGGCCGCGGTCGGCCTCGGCTTCGCGGCCACGCTCGGCGCTTCGACCCTGCTGTTCCAGCACGCACTGGACCGGCCCGGAGTGGACTTCACCCTGCCGCTCGTGCTGTTCCTGTTCGTGGTCGCGCTGGGCACCGACTACAACATCCTGATGAGCGACCGGATCCGGGAGGAGATGGCCCGGCCGGGTCCGGCCCGCGCCGCGGTCGCCCGTGCCGTCCGGCACACGGCGCCCGCCATCGCCACGGCCGGCCTGGTGCTGGCCGCCTCCTTCGGGAGCCTGGCGGTGACCCCCGCCGCGTCCACCCAGCAGATCGGATTCGCGACGGCCCTCGGGATCATGCTCTCCGCCTTCGTCCTGTCGATCGTGCTGGTGCCCGCGCTGGCCACCCTCCTGGGCCGCGCAATGTGGTGGCCGGTCCGTCCGCGCCGGTCCGGCGCGGACACCGACGACACCCGCGACACCCACGACACGGACCGGCAGCGGTTCCCGGACCGGGTGCCGGTCGCCTAG
- a CDS encoding ABC transporter permease/substrate binding protein translates to MPRLHLGAWVDSGVDFLQSHLSWLFEAISALVNGLYDGIDAVLAAPAPLLFAGILAVAAWWLRGLLAGLLAFAGFALVDSLGLWEDAMSTLSLVLVATLVTLAFAIPLGIVASRSDRVSALLRPVLDFMQTMPAMVYLIPGIIFFGVGVVPGIIATIIFSLPPGVRMTELGIRQVDGELVEAAEAFGTSPRDTLVRVQLPLALPTVMAGVNQVIMLGLSMVVIAGMVGGGGLGGAVYKAIGNVDIGLGFEAGVSIVILAMYLDRMTGALGRHVSPIGRRTLAKARAAATGAAKLWNHRPQPAYAISGAVVLALVAGGLNTFGGSAAEEGPAGAANIGKGRTLSVGYIPWDEGIASTFLWKELLERRGYKVDARQLEAGALYTGLAGGQLDFQTDAWLPVTHAQYWEKYGNKLEDLGSWYGPTSLELSVPSYMKDVRSLADLKGKADRFKGRIIGIEPSAGEMSILKDKVLKEYGLDGEYKVVDGSTPGMLAELKRAYEKKEPVAVVLWSPHWAYSSYELTKLEDPQGAWGKGDGIHTLARKGFAEDEPKVAEWLKSFKLTEEQLTGLEAKIQETGKGKEQQAVRAWLQDHPEVDRLA, encoded by the coding sequence ATGCCCCGCCTTCATCTCGGCGCCTGGGTCGACAGCGGAGTCGACTTCCTCCAGAGCCACCTCTCCTGGTTGTTCGAGGCCATCAGCGCTCTCGTCAACGGCCTCTACGACGGCATCGACGCCGTGCTGGCCGCCCCCGCCCCGCTGCTCTTCGCGGGCATCCTCGCCGTCGCCGCCTGGTGGCTGCGCGGTCTGCTGGCGGGCCTGCTCGCCTTCGCGGGCTTCGCGCTGGTCGACTCCCTCGGCCTGTGGGAGGACGCCATGTCCACCCTGTCCCTGGTCCTGGTCGCCACGCTCGTCACCCTGGCGTTCGCGATCCCGCTCGGCATCGTGGCCTCCAGATCGGACCGGGTCAGCGCCCTCCTGCGGCCGGTCCTGGACTTCATGCAGACCATGCCGGCCATGGTCTACCTGATCCCCGGCATCATCTTCTTCGGGGTCGGTGTGGTGCCCGGCATCATCGCGACCATCATCTTCTCGCTGCCGCCGGGCGTTCGGATGACCGAGCTCGGCATCCGCCAGGTCGACGGAGAACTGGTCGAGGCCGCCGAGGCCTTCGGCACCAGCCCGCGCGACACCCTCGTACGCGTCCAGCTCCCGCTGGCCCTGCCCACCGTCATGGCGGGCGTCAACCAGGTCATCATGCTGGGCCTGTCCATGGTCGTCATCGCCGGCATGGTCGGCGGCGGCGGACTCGGCGGCGCCGTCTACAAGGCCATCGGCAACGTCGACATCGGCCTCGGTTTCGAGGCGGGCGTCTCCATCGTCATCCTCGCCATGTACCTGGACCGGATGACCGGTGCGCTCGGCCGCCACGTCTCCCCGATCGGCCGCCGTACGCTCGCCAAGGCGCGGGCCGCCGCGACCGGCGCCGCCAAGCTGTGGAACCACCGCCCGCAGCCCGCGTACGCGATCAGCGGCGCCGTCGTCCTGGCGCTCGTCGCGGGCGGCCTGAACACCTTCGGCGGCTCCGCCGCCGAGGAGGGTCCGGCCGGCGCCGCGAACATCGGCAAGGGCCGCACCCTGTCCGTCGGCTACATCCCGTGGGACGAGGGCATCGCCTCCACCTTCCTGTGGAAGGAGCTCCTGGAGCGCCGCGGCTACAAGGTAGACGCCCGCCAGCTGGAGGCCGGGGCGCTGTACACGGGCCTGGCCGGCGGCCAGCTCGACTTCCAGACCGACGCCTGGCTGCCCGTCACCCACGCCCAGTACTGGGAGAAGTACGGGAACAAGCTGGAGGACCTCGGCTCCTGGTACGGCCCCACCTCGCTGGAGCTGTCCGTGCCCTCCTACATGAAGGACGTGCGCTCGCTCGCCGACCTCAAGGGCAAGGCGGACCGGTTCAAGGGCCGGATCATCGGCATCGAGCCGAGCGCCGGCGAGATGTCGATCCTCAAGGACAAGGTCCTCAAGGAGTACGGCCTCGACGGCGAGTACAAGGTCGTCGACGGCTCCACGCCCGGCATGCTCGCCGAGCTGAAGCGGGCGTACGAGAAGAAGGAGCCCGTCGCGGTCGTCCTGTGGTCCCCGCACTGGGCCTACTCCTCCTACGAGCTGACCAAGCTCGAGGACCCGCAGGGCGCCTGGGGCAAGGGCGACGGCATCCACACCCTGGCCCGCAAGGGCTTCGCGGAGGACGAGCCGAAGGTCGCCGAATGGCTGAAGTCCTTCAAGCTCACCGAGGAGCAGCTGACCGGCCTGGAGGCGAAGATCCAGGAGACCGGCAAGGGCAAGGAGCAGCAGGCCGTCCGCGCCTGGCTCCAGGACCACCCCGAGGTCGACCGGCTCGCCTGA